One Blattabacterium cuenoti genomic window carries:
- the rpsO gene encoding 30S ribosomal protein S15, translating to MTEEKKKEIFKTYGTSVYDTGSSNVQIALFTYRINYLNNHLKNNKKDFNTERALVKMVGKRKKLLKYIEKHNVNNYKNIIKHLGLRK from the coding sequence ATGACAGAAGAAAAAAAAAAGGAAATATTTAAAACTTATGGAACATCTGTTTATGATACAGGTTCTTCCAATGTTCAGATCGCTTTGTTTACTTATCGTATTAATTATTTGAACAATCATTTAAAAAATAATAAAAAGGATTTTAACACGGAAAGAGCTTTAGTAAAAATGGTAGGAAAAAGAAAAAAATTGTTAAAATATATAGAAAAACATAATGTCAATAATTACAAAAATATAATTAAACATTTAGGGTTAAGGAAATAA
- a CDS encoding sigma-70 family RNA polymerase sigma factor: MRQLKITKQVTNRESESLDKYLHEIGKIPLLTPEEEVEYARRAREGDASAIDKLVNANLRFVVSVAKQYQNQGLSLCDLINEGNLGLIKGILRFDETRGFKCISYVVWWIRQAILQAIAEQSRSIRQPTNKLALLNKILKTLAQLEQELQRTPSAREIAEYLDMNEKDVEESIKNSGRHVSMDAPLIEGEDSNLYDLVRSDESPRPDEHLEKESLRKDIKRILETLSERERRVIILHFGLNGSPPMTLEEVGQSCDLTRERVRQIESIALKRLKHSSRSKILKPYLG, from the coding sequence ATGAGACAACTTAAAATTACTAAACAAGTAACAAATCGGGAATCCGAATCGTTAGACAAATACCTTCATGAAATAGGTAAAATACCATTATTAACTCCAGAAGAAGAAGTAGAATACGCTCGTAGAGCAAGAGAAGGGGATGCTAGCGCTATAGATAAACTTGTCAATGCAAACTTACGTTTTGTTGTTTCTGTAGCCAAACAATATCAAAATCAAGGATTAAGTTTATGTGATTTGATTAATGAAGGAAATTTAGGTTTAATTAAAGGAATATTACGTTTTGATGAAACAAGAGGTTTTAAATGTATATCTTATGTAGTCTGGTGGATTAGACAAGCAATTTTACAAGCTATTGCAGAACAATCACGTTCTATTAGACAACCTACAAATAAATTAGCTTTATTAAATAAAATATTGAAAACTCTTGCTCAATTAGAGCAAGAATTACAAAGAACTCCTTCTGCAAGAGAAATAGCAGAATATTTAGATATGAATGAAAAAGATGTTGAAGAGTCTATAAAAAATTCGGGAAGACATGTTTCAATGGATGCTCCATTGATAGAAGGAGAAGATTCTAATTTATATGATTTAGTTCGATCTGATGAATCTCCTCGTCCAGATGAACACTTAGAAAAAGAATCTTTACGTAAAGACATAAAAAGAATTTTAGAAACTTTAAGTGAAAGAGAACGTCGTGTAATCATTTTACATTTCGGATTAAATGGATCCCCTCCTATGACTTTAGAAGAAGTAGGACAATCTTGCGATTTAACAAGAGAACGTGTTCGACAAATTGAAAGTATAGCTTTAAAAAGATTAAAACATTCTTCTAGAAGCAAAATATTAAAACCTTATTTAGGATAG
- the pnp gene encoding polyribonucleotide nucleotidyltransferase: MLDIVKETISMGDGRTIIIETGRLARQADGAVVVREKNTMLLATVVVSKETKKNETNFLPLTVDYREKYSAGGKIPGGFIKREGRPSDEEILTMRLVDRVLRPTFPDSFNKEIQIMISLLSYDKTVLPDGLAGLAASTALSVARIPFNGPISEIRVIRSNEKYIINPSLDQLKEADIDLIVGASSHSIIMIEGEMKEIKEKKFLETVMIAHKAIKPQIEAQLRLVDKLSKNHIFFFDDQKSINQEQENKMLKLKEELHLFSYSKIEKIYQSFFDKKTRSIQEKIVLNDFKRKFLAEEEEKKAIIDQFFEEIKKKITRNLILNKGVRLDGRTNKQIRSISSFVDYLPGVHGSALFSRGETQSLSTVTLGSSLDANRIDNVVMENHEKFYLHYNFPPFSTGEIRSIRGVSRREVGHGNLAQRALKNVIPNNPYTIRVVSDILESNGSSSMATVCAASLALMDAGIPIKNPVSGIAMGLFMENEKKIVISDITGEEDHFGDLDFKITGTKYGMTACQMDVKTMQGVTYDLMNQILMQALEGRIFILNKMLETLPKYRQKMKPNAPKIYTLNIPKDFIGSVIGPGGKVIQEIQSYTNTNILIEEKGDSGYIEIIGKDDEKIEKAISRIKKIAFVPELGKVYKAKVKSIKDFGAFVEISKGVEGLLHISEIGWKRLNNIEEELHVGDIIDVKFMGMDEKNKKMKLSRKVLLPRPIKNKIKKI, translated from the coding sequence ATGCTAGATATAGTAAAAGAAACCATCTCTATGGGAGATGGTCGTACTATTATTATAGAAACAGGTAGATTAGCAAGACAAGCTGATGGAGCAGTTGTAGTACGTGAAAAAAATACAATGCTTTTGGCTACTGTAGTTGTTTCCAAAGAAACAAAAAAAAATGAAACAAATTTTTTACCTTTAACAGTAGATTATAGAGAAAAATATTCTGCTGGAGGAAAGATTCCTGGAGGTTTTATAAAGAGGGAAGGGAGGCCTTCTGATGAGGAAATTTTAACGATGAGGTTAGTTGATCGCGTTTTAAGACCCACATTTCCAGATTCTTTTAATAAAGAAATCCAAATCATGATTTCGTTGCTTTCATATGACAAAACTGTTTTGCCAGATGGATTAGCTGGTCTAGCTGCATCAACCGCTTTATCCGTAGCAAGAATCCCTTTTAATGGACCTATATCAGAAATACGTGTTATTCGTTCGAATGAAAAATATATCATTAATCCTAGCTTGGATCAATTAAAAGAAGCAGACATAGATTTAATAGTAGGAGCTTCAAGCCACTCTATTATTATGATAGAAGGGGAAATGAAGGAAATAAAAGAAAAAAAATTTTTAGAAACAGTGATGATCGCTCATAAAGCGATAAAACCACAAATAGAAGCCCAATTACGTTTAGTTGACAAACTTTCAAAAAATCATATTTTTTTCTTTGATGATCAAAAATCAATAAATCAAGAACAAGAAAATAAAATGTTAAAATTAAAAGAAGAACTTCATTTATTTTCATATTCTAAAATAGAAAAAATTTATCAAAGTTTTTTTGATAAAAAAACGAGATCCATTCAAGAAAAAATTGTACTAAACGATTTTAAAAGAAAATTTTTAGCAGAGGAAGAAGAAAAAAAAGCAATTATTGATCAGTTTTTTGAGGAAATAAAAAAAAAGATAACTAGAAATTTAATTTTAAATAAAGGAGTTCGATTAGATGGTAGAACTAATAAACAAATACGTTCAATATCCAGTTTTGTTGATTATTTGCCTGGTGTTCATGGTTCTGCTTTATTTTCAAGAGGAGAAACACAGTCTTTATCTACAGTCACACTAGGATCTTCTTTAGATGCCAATAGAATCGATAACGTTGTTATGGAAAATCATGAAAAATTCTATTTACATTATAATTTTCCACCTTTTTCTACAGGAGAAATACGTTCTATAAGAGGAGTTTCTAGACGTGAAGTTGGACATGGAAATTTAGCACAACGCGCATTAAAAAATGTTATCCCTAATAATCCATACACAATTCGTGTAGTTTCGGATATTCTAGAGTCTAATGGATCATCTTCTATGGCTACAGTTTGTGCAGCAAGTTTAGCATTAATGGACGCAGGAATTCCTATAAAAAATCCTGTCTCCGGAATTGCTATGGGGTTATTTATGGAAAATGAAAAAAAAATTGTTATATCTGATATAACAGGAGAAGAGGATCATTTTGGAGACTTAGATTTTAAAATAACAGGGACTAAATATGGTATGACAGCTTGTCAAATGGACGTGAAAACAATGCAAGGGGTCACATACGATCTTATGAATCAAATTTTGATGCAAGCTTTAGAAGGTCGTATTTTCATTTTAAATAAAATGTTAGAAACTTTACCTAAATATAGGCAAAAAATGAAACCTAATGCTCCAAAAATATATACTTTGAATATTCCAAAAGATTTCATAGGTTCAGTTATAGGTCCTGGTGGAAAAGTCATTCAAGAAATACAATCATATACAAACACAAATATACTCATTGAAGAAAAAGGAGATTCAGGTTACATTGAAATTATTGGAAAAGATGATGAAAAAATAGAGAAAGCTATTAGTAGAATTAAAAAAATAGCTTTTGTCCCTGAATTAGGAAAAGTTTATAAAGCAAAAGTAAAATCTATAAAAGATTTTGGCGCATTTGTTGAAATTTCTAAAGGAGTAGAAGGGTTGCTGCATATTTCGGAAATAGGATGGAAAAGATTGAATAATATAGAAGAAGAGTTGCATGTAGGAGATATTATTGACGTTAAATTTATGGGAATGGACGAAAAAAATAAAAAAATGAAACTCTCTAGAAAAGTACTTTTACCCCGTCCTATAAAAAATAAAATTAAAAAAATATGA
- the tpiA gene encoding triose-phosphate isomerase — translation MRQKVVIANWKMNYDFHETTSFIRNFLKIVFERKINHNKKIIISPSFPFLHISNQILQGTTLNIAAQNIHHKDKGSYTGEVSAYMLKSIGVQNVILGHSERREFFFEKENILLEKIKIALKYNFNIIFCVGESSLERSNNKQFDIVKTQLKETVFHCTSDEVKSFYIAYEPIWAIGTGETATIEQAQTMHEFIRSLFFDKYGKNISDKVSILYGGSINDLNAKNLFSQKDIDGGLVGKSSLELEKLLKIIQS, via the coding sequence GTGAGACAAAAAGTTGTTATTGCAAATTGGAAAATGAATTATGACTTTCATGAAACAACTTCTTTTATTAGAAATTTTTTAAAAATTGTTTTTGAAAGAAAAATAAATCATAATAAAAAAATTATTATATCTCCTTCTTTTCCCTTCTTACATATTTCGAATCAAATATTACAAGGAACAACTTTAAATATTGCAGCTCAAAATATTCATCATAAAGATAAAGGCTCTTATACAGGAGAAGTATCAGCTTATATGTTAAAGTCTATAGGAGTTCAAAACGTTATATTAGGACATAGTGAAAGAAGAGAATTTTTTTTTGAAAAAGAAAATATTTTATTAGAAAAAATAAAAATAGCATTGAAATATAATTTCAATATTATTTTTTGTGTAGGAGAATCATCTTTAGAAAGATCTAATAATAAACAATTTGATATTGTTAAAACCCAATTAAAAGAAACTGTTTTTCATTGTACTTCTGATGAAGTAAAATCTTTTTATATAGCATATGAACCAATATGGGCAATTGGAACAGGAGAAACTGCTACTATTGAACAGGCTCAGACTATGCATGAATTTATTCGTTCTTTATTTTTTGATAAATATGGAAAAAATATCTCTGATAAAGTATCTATTTTATATGGAGGAAGTATTAATGATCTTAATGCAAAAAATCTTTTTTCTCAAAAAGACATAGATGGAGGACTTGTAGGAAAGTCATCACTTGAACTAGAAAAATTATTAAAAATAATTCAATCATAA